From a single Raphanus sativus cultivar WK10039 chromosome 3, ASM80110v3, whole genome shotgun sequence genomic region:
- the LOC108846708 gene encoding F-box protein At1g30790-like, which yields MEDSQVPSPSRNLDHAVNHTRNIPLDLVLDILSRLPAKPILRFQAVSKLWFSIIRSKYFVDTFLTRSKTRPRLLLTFKHSGSRKRFIFSAPEPEDGKIYSTVMARHDMTISDLVYDIESRPLNGLVCCARGSSIAVCNPTTRQIVKLPDEHFVFTLGSQQKKWKKIESEAVTKDPYRCMKGEVCIDGFIYYGVGYSRIARFDVTSEKIEFIQVPKDYNAVSCYSRLITCQGKLACFSYDFYGTSEMYMWILQDAEKQEWSSIVICDVYSELREFFTDERLLCTGEIHTNEAILVSRSLNSSELFSVYYCDMISKRVRRAEVDGITDDEFRGVHGICTHGREVLCSPGHVENIMFF from the exons ATGGAAGATTCACAAGTACCGTCTCCCTCACGTAACCTAGATCACGCCGTAAACCACACAAGAAACATCCCTCTCGATCTCGTTTTAGATATCCTCTCGAGACTTCCAGCGAAGCCCATCCTCCGATTCCAAGCAGTGTCGAAGCTATGGTTCTCCATCATCCGCAGCAAATATTTCGTCGATACCTTCCTAACTAGGTCAAAAACTCGTCCTCGTCTCCTTTTAACGTTCAAGCACTCCGGTTCTCGTAAGCGTTTCATCTTCTCGGCTCCTGAACCGGAAGATGGCAAAATATACTCCACAGTCATGGCCAGACACGACATGACGATCTCGGATCTCGTCTACGACATCGAATCTCGCCCTTTAAACGGTCTGGTTTGTTGCGCACGTGGTTCATCGATCGCTGTTTGTAACCCCACCACTAGACAAATCGTAAAATTACCAGAT G AGCATTTCGTTTTCACGCTGGGATCTCAACAAAAGAAGTGGAAAAAGATTGAGTCAGAGGCAGTCACTAAAGATCCTTACCGCTGCATGAAAGGTGAGGTTTGTATCGATGGTTTTATATACTACGGAGTTGGTTATTCAAGGATAGCTAGATTTGATGTTACGTCTGAGAAGATTGAGTTTATTCAAGTACCTAAAGATTATAACGCAGTCTCATGTTATTCAAGACTTATAACTTGCCAAGGAAAATTAGCATGTTTTAGCTATGACTTCTACGGGACATCTGAGATGTATATGTGGATTCTGCaagatgctgagaaacaagaaTGGTCGAGCATTGTGATTTGTGATGTGTATAGTGAGTTGAGAGAATTTTTTACTGATGAGAGACTTTTGTGCACTGGAGAAATTCATACCAACGAGGCTATACTGGTTTCAAGATCTTTAAACTCATCTGAGCTCTTTTCTGTTTACTATTGCGATATGATTAGTAAGCGTGTTAgaagagctgaggttgatggaATCACGGATGATGAGTTTAGAGGTGTGCATGGAATTTGTACGCATGGTCGTGAGGTGTTATGTTCCCCCGGTCACGTTGAGAATATTATGTTCTTCTAA